A single genomic interval of Piliocolobus tephrosceles isolate RC106 chromosome 7, ASM277652v3, whole genome shotgun sequence harbors:
- the LOC113224763 gene encoding fructose-bisphosphate aldolase A, translating into MPYQYPALTPEQKKELSDIAHRIVAPGKGILAADESTGSIAKRLQSIGTENTEENRRFYRQLLLTADDRVNPCIGGVILFHETLYQKTDDGRPFPQVIKSKGGVVGIKVDKGVVPLAGTNGETTTQGLDGLSERCAQYKKDGADFAKWRCVLKIGEHTPSALAIMENANVLARYASICQQNGIVPIVEPEILPDGDHDLKRCQYVTEKVLAAVYKALSDHHIYLEGTLLKPNMVTPGHACTQKFSHEEIAMATVTALRRTVPPAVTGITFLSGGQSEEEASINLNAINKCPLLKPWALTFSYGRALQASALKAWGGKKENLKAAQEEYVKRALANSLACQGKYTPSGHAGAAASESLFISNHAY; encoded by the coding sequence ATGCCCTACCAATATCCAGCGCTGACCCCGGAGCAGAAGAAGGAGCTGTCTGACATCGCTCACCGCATCGTGGCACCCGGCAAGGGCATCCTGGCTGCAGATGAGTCCACTGGGAGCATTGCCAAGAGGCTGCAGTCCATTGGCACCGAGAACACCGAGGAGAACCGGCGCTTCTACCGCCAGCTGCTGCTGACAGCTGACGACCGAGTGAACCCCTGCATTGGGGGTGTCATCCTCTTCCACGAGACGCTCTACCAGAAGACGGATGATGGTCGTCCCTTCCCCCAAGTTATAAAATCCAAGGGTGGTGTTGTGGGCATCAAGGTAGACAAGGGCGTGGTTCCCCTGGCAGGGACAAATGGCGAGACTACCACCCAAGGGTTGGATGGGCTGTCTGAGCGCTGTGCCCAGTACAAGAAGGATGGAGCTGACTTCGCCAAGTGGCGTTGTGTGCTGAAGATTGGGGAACACACCCCCTCAGCCCTCGCCATCATGGAAAATGCCAATGTCCTGGCCCGTTATGCCAGCATCTGCCAGCAGAATGGCATTGTGCCCATCGTGGAGCCTGAGATCCTCCCTGATGGGGACCATGACTTGAAGCGCTGCCAGTATGTGACCGAGAAGGTGCTGGCTGCTGTCTACAAGGCTCTGAGCGACCACCACATCTACCTGGAAGGCACCTTGCTGAAGCCCAATATGGTCACCCCAGGCCACGCTTGCACCCAGAAGTTTTCTCATGAGGAGATTGCCATGGCGACCGTCACAGCGCTGCGCCGCACAGTCCCCCCGGCTGTCACTGGGATCACCTTCCTGTCTGGAGGCCAGAGTGAGGAGGAGGCATCCATCAACCTCAATGCCATTAACAAGTGCCCCCTGCTGAAGCCCTGGGCCCTGACCTTCTCTTATGGCCGAGCCCTGCAGGCCTCTGCCCTGAAGGCCTGGGGTGGGAAGAAGGAGAACCTGAAGGCTGCACAGGAGGAGTACGTCAAGCGAGCCCTGGCCAACAGCCTTGCCTGTCAAGGAAAGTACACCCCGAGCGGTCATGCCGGGGCTGCTGCCAGCGAGTCCCTCTTCATCTCTAACCACGCCTATTAA